One segment of Carya illinoinensis cultivar Pawnee chromosome 1, C.illinoinensisPawnee_v1, whole genome shotgun sequence DNA contains the following:
- the LOC122307616 gene encoding LRR receptor-like serine/threonine-protein kinase EFR isoform X1 produces MVLLILFPALMMGNPFPLLLLGFLFVLYSCMFQLIRSSSHFTDQSALIIFRSQISSGPNETLLATNWSSISPNLICNWIGVSCSRHRQRVTALDLSFMGLQGTISPHIGNLSFLVKLRLSDNNFYGFIPHEIDRLHRLRILMLASNQLEGSIPPSIQNCQKLHENMDLKGRCPSKPMSIAMA; encoded by the exons ATGGTTCTCCTAATTCTCTTTCCTGCACTCATGATGGGAAATCCCTTCCCTCTATTGCTATTGGGGTTTTTGTTTGTGCTGTACTCATGCATGTTTCAATTGATCCGATCTTCTAGCCATTTTACTGATCAATCTGCTCTTATTATCTTTAGATCTCAAATCAGTTCGGGTCCAAATGAAACCCTCTTAGCTACAAACTGGTCCAGTATCTCACCAAATTTGATCTGCAATTGGATTGGAGTCTCGTGCAGTCGACATAGGCAAAGAGTCACCGCTTTGGACCTTTCCTTCATGGGTCTCCAAGGCACCATTTCTCCTCATATTGGTAACCTCTCCTTCCTAGTCAAACTTCGTCTTTCCGACAACAACTTCTATGGTTTTATTCCACATGAGATCGATCGTCTACATCGCTTGAGAATACTCATGCTGGCATCCAATCAATTGGAAGGAAGCATCCCTCCTAGTATTCAGAATTGTCAAAAGCTTCACGAG AATATGGATTTGAAGGGAAGGTGTCCATCAAAACCGATGTCTATAGCTATGGCATAA
- the LOC122307616 gene encoding probable LRR receptor-like serine/threonine-protein kinase At3g47570 isoform X2, producing MSGAFKSFDVECKVLRTIRHRNLIKVITTCTNPQFRALVPEYMSKGNLEKWLYSHNYCLDLLQRINIMVDVASALDYLHHGQLESILHCDLKPTNILLDEDMVAHVGDFGIAKILVENKDITHTKTLGTIGYIAPEYGFEGKVSIKTDVYSYGITLLEMITRKKPTDDMFAGDFTLR from the exons ATGTCAGGTGCTTTCAAAAGTTTTGATGTAGAATGCAAGGTGTTACGTACAATTCGACATAGAAATCTTATTAAGGTCATAACTACATGCACTAATCCCCAGTTTAGAGCGTTGGTGCCAGAATACATGTCGAAGGGCAACCTTGAAAAATGGTTATACTCTCATAACTACTGCTTGGATCTTCTACAGAGAATAAATATTATGGTTGATGTTGCATCAGCCTTAGATTATCTCCACCATGGTCAATTAGAATCTATATTGCATTGTGATTTGAAGCCTACAAATATCCTTTTGGATGAGGACATGGTTGCACATGTGGGTGATTTTGGCATTGCAAAGATTTTAGTCGAAAACAAAGACATAACACACACCAAAACTCTTGGTACCATTGGCTACATCGCACCAG AATATGGATTTGAAGGGAAGGTGTCCATCAAAACCGATGTCTATAGCTATGGCATAACATTGTTGGAGATGATCACAAGGAAGAAACCCACTGATGACATGTTCGCTGGAGACTTTACTTTGAGATAG